The sequence below is a genomic window from Paenibacillus silvisoli.
CGACGCAGTAGAGGACCTGCTTTTCTTTGCCCGAATAAGCGCCTTTGGCCGGAAATACCGTTACGCCGCGCTCCATCTCGTTCGTGATGCGAAGACCGAGCTCATCGCCGTGCTCCGTAATGATTTGAAACGCTTTGGCCGCATACACGCCTTCTTGTATGAAGTCGATCAGCTTCGAGGCGATGAATACGGCGACGAGCGTATAAAGCACCTGTTCTTTCGTTATGTACAGCAGCGAGATGCCGATAATGAGCACGTCGAGCGCCAAAATAACCTGCCCCATGCTCCAGCCCTTCAGCTTGGAGGCAATGCGCGCGATAATATCGACGCCTCCGGTCGTACCTCCGTACCGGAAGACGATCCCGAGTCCTGCGCCAAGCGTAACGCCGGCATAGAGGACGGCAAGTATGTAGTCATTGGACGTTTTGAAGGGGACGATCCAGCCTAGCGCGATCAATTTCTCCATGATATAGAGAAAGAAGGAAAGCGAGACGCTGCCGAATATGGTATAGCCGATCTGCGAACGCCCTAGTATGCGCCAGCCGAGGAAGTACAGCGGGATGTTCAGGATGAGCGTCGAAATGGACAGCGGCCAATCTAACGCATAATTGAGCAGAATCGCGATTCCCGTGACGCCGCCTTCCATGAGCTGATTCGGGATGAGGAAATAATGGAGCCCGAATGCGTAAATGGCTGTTCCCAAGCAGACGAGGGGCAGCGTGCGAAGGAGCTGTGATGCCGTTGTTTTCAAGTGTGATCCGCACCTTTCCAGAGGTCGTTAAATGATGAAGGCTATAACATAGTATGTCTCTTTGCAGGGATTGTCAAAAGCATTGTTTTCAAAGTCGCTTTGATATAACATATGGAAAGAACCTCATGCCAAGAGAGGGTGTTACACGTGTCACAGAAATCGATGGCCGACATACAGCGGGAGGTCGACGTCTACATCTCGCAATTCAAGGAAGGCTACTTCAGTCCGCTGTCGATGCTGGCCAGAATGACCGAGGAAGTCGGCGAGCTCGCGCGCGAAGTTAACCATCTATACGGCGAGAAGCCGAAGAAGAAGGACGAGGCGGACAACTCCATCGAGATGGAGCTGGGCGATATATTATTCATCGTCGTTTGCTTCGCCAATTCGCTGGGCATCGATCTTGCCGAAGCGCATGACCGCGTCATGCATAAGTTTAATACTCGCGATGCCGACCGCTGGACGCGAAAAAACGTCGAACCGTAGCGCATGTCTTTACATATGCTGTACCATCACCTGTGTACAAGGAGGATGGGCGGATGGGCGGAGAGAGCAGCATCAAGAAAGCTTACGATGCCATCCTAAGCGGCGATTTCGAACAGGCAATCCTGCATTTTGAAGAAGCGATTGCGCTGGAACCTAGTAATGGAGCAGCCTACTATAAATGCTCGATTACTTGTGCCCGCAGCGGAAAATGGCAGAAAGCGCTCCAGTATGCCGAACAAGCGGTAGAGCTGGACCCGGAGCAAGTCATTTATCAGTTTCACCTGGAAACAGTGAAAGCTAGATCGCTCGTAGTGGAAGCCGAAGGGCTGCTGACGCGCTCGCCTTCGAACACGGAGACTGCGCTGGAGCTGCTGCACGAGGCTACGCGGCTGGATCCGCTCAATATCGAGGCACTGCTGATGTTGAGCGCTGCCTATGCGACGGTAAGCCGCTACGAGGAAGCATCCCTATACGCACGAGAGGCGGTGCGGCTTGAGCCTGAACACACCGCAGCACGCCAGCTGATCGCCGATATGAACCGCAAAAGGCGGGTGTTTCGGCTGAACAGCCATCGAACTAAAAGAAGAAGGAACAGGTGAACCGAAGGATGTCCACACAATTGATTCGCGTTGCGGTAATCGGCGCAAGCGGCCGAATGGGCCGTGAAGTTGTTAAAATGGTGCTTCAAGACGAAATGCTCACGCTGGCGGCTGCGGTAGCGCCTTCCACAGGTCCGATCGATGCCGGAACATTGGTCGGACTTCAGCCTTGCGGCGTAACGGTAAGCAGCAATCTGGACGATGCGCTTGTGGAAGCAAACGCGGATGTCCTGGTTGATTTTACGGTACCGAGCGCCGCATACGGCAACACGCGGACGGCGATCGAGCACGGCGTACGCCCGGTTATCGGTACGACCGGGTTAACGCCGGAGCAGATTGCCGAGCTGGACGAGCTGTGCAAGGAGAAGGGAATCGGCGGCTTGATCGCGCCTAATTTCTCGATCGGCGCCATTCTAATGATGCGCTTCGCGGCGCAGGCGGCTAAATATATGCCTCATGTCGAAATCATCGAATATCACGGCGACCAGAAGCTGGATGCGCCGTCCGGCACGTCCATCAAGACGGCGGAGCTGATCTCGGCCGCGCGTCAAGAGCTGCGCCAGGGCAATCCGAACGAGGAAGAAATCATCGAAGGCTCCCGCGGCGGCTATTATAATGGGTTCCGCATACATAGCGTTCGTTTGCCGGGCGTATTCGCTCAGCAGGAAGTCGTTTTCGGCGGTCACGGCCAAACGCTCAAGATCCGTCATGATTCCTACGAGCGTGCCGGATATATGCCGGGCGTCAGTGTAGCTTGCAAAAAGGTAATGACTTATACCGGACTTATTTATGGCTTCGAGCATTTGATGGACTAATAAAGAGAGACCGCGCACGGCAAGCACCTGCGGACATACGGAAAGGAGCGGGCTATCATGTTGAGCATCGCATTTATTGCCCACGATCGTAAGAAGGATGAAATGGTTAACTTTGTAACGGCCTATGAGCATGTATTCCAAGGCCATAAGCTGTATTCGACAGGTACGACCGGTTTGCGGATTATGGAGAAAACAAGCTTGTCCATTCATCGGTTTATGTCGGGACCTCTCGGCGGGGACCAGCAAATCGGCGCGCTTGTTGCGCAAAACGAAATGGACTTGATCATTTTCCTGCGCGACCCGCTGATGGCGCAGCCGCACGAGCCGGACATTATCGCGCTTCTTCGTCTTTGCGACGTGCAGGGCATTCCGGTCGCGACGAACGTGGCGACGGGCGAGCTGCTCGTACGCGCGCTGCAGCGCGGCGATTTCGCATGGCGGGAGCTTGTCCATAAGTATAAGCCGGGTGAACAGCAATGACGGAAGCCGTGGATATTCTCGCTTTCGGCGCCCATCCCGACGATGTCGAAATCGGCATGGGCGGTACGATTGCCAAGCACGCGCAGCAGGGCAGGAAGGTCGCGATCTGCGACTTGACCGAAGCTGAAATGTCCTCGAACGGCACCGTGGAAACGAGGCGGCAGGAAGCCGCCGAAGCTTCCGCGGTGCTTGGTCTATCTTACCGTTCGACGTTGAAGCTGCCTGACCGGGGGTTGACCGGCTCGGCCGACCAGCTCGAAGCGATCGTAGCGGAAATTCGCCGGCTGCGCCCGAGACTCGTGTTTGCGCCGTACTGGTCGGATCGCCATCCGGACCACGTCAGCTGCAGTCATTTGATCGAAGAGGCCGTATTTAACGCCAAGCTGCGCAACTATTTGCCCGCTTTGCCTCCCGTTCAGGTCGAGCAGCTGTACTTCTATTACATAAACGACAGCAACGAGGTCAGCCTCATTACCGATATTAGCGATCATATCGAAACGAAGCTCAAAGCGCTGCAGGCGTACCGCTCGCAATTTGCTCCTCCGCAGGAAGGGGAAGACCGGGTGCGGACGCCGCTTACCGACCGGTATATTCAGCGCGTCGAAGCGCGGGATATGCTGCTTGGCCAGACGAAGGGATGGGCGTACGCGGAAGGATTTGCAATCAAACGTCCGCATGCGGTAACTTTATTTTAACGTAGAAATTACTCGAATCAGGCATATAATTGGAAAAACGGGTTCGCTCTGGCACAACAGGAGGTGGAAGACATGGCTAAACGCTTGAAAATCGGGATCACATGTTATCCGACGCTAGGCGGCTCAGGCGTCGTGGCGACCGAGCTGGGCAAGCTCCTTGCCGAAAAGGGGCATGAAATTCATTTTATTACTCATAGCGTGCCGTTTAGGCTGGGTCAATTTCAGAAAAATATTTTCTATCATGAAGTCGAAGTAAACGATTATTACGTGTTCCGTTATCCGCCTTACGATTTGTCCCTGGCAAGCAAAATGGCGCAGGTCGTTAAAATGCAAAATCTCGACGTGCTCCACGTCCATTATGCGGTGCCTCACGCGGTTTGCGCGTATTTGGCCAAGGAGATGGTCGGCGCCGACAAGCTCAAAACGGTGACGACGCTGCACGGCACCGATATTACCGTGCTCGCGCAGGATGTGTCGCTGAAAGACTTGATCCGGATGGGCATCAACAGAAGCGATGCGGTAACGGCCGTCTCGAACGATCTGATCCGCGAAACCCGCGAGCTGCTCGATATCGAGAAGCCGATCGAGCTGACTTATAATTTTGTCGATAAACGGGTGTACTATCCGCGCGAATGCAGCTCGCTCCGCAGCGACTTCGCTGCGAAGGACGAGAAAATTTTGATGCATATCTCGAATTTCCGTCCGGTGAAACGGGTTCATGACGTCGTGGACATCTTTAATAAAGTATCGAAGGAAGTGCCGAGCCGCCTGCTGTTCGTTGGCGAAGGGCCGGACTTGCCGAAGGTTCAAATGCAGATCCGCGAGCTCGGCTTGCAGGACCGCGTTCATTTCCTCGGCAAACAGGACGACGTCGCGCAGGTCATTTCGATCGCGGATGTACTGCTGCTTCCGTCGGAGAAAGAGAGCTTCGGCCTCGTCGCGCTCGAAGCGATGGCTTGCGGCGTTCCGACGATCGGCTCGATCGCGGGCGGCATTCCGGAGCTCGTGACGCATGGCGAAACCGGCTTCCTGTCGCCGATCGGCGATACGGACAGCATGGCGTACAACGCGATCAAGCTGCTGCGCAACGAGGACTTGTACCGCAAGTTCCGCGAAGCTTGCTTGTACCGGGCGCGCCATGAATTCTGCAACGATTTGATCACGGCGGAATACGAGCGCATTTACTATAAGGTGCTGGGCATTGAAGCAGACATTCCGGTGCCGGTTTGCGAATAGATGAAACGAATGGAGGGAGTGCCGATGTCGTGGAGTGCTGCGCTGACAAAGGCGCTCCCTTTGCTGCATACGCTCGAGAGGCTGGGTCATGAAGCGGTATTCGTTGGCGGCTGCGTCCGCGATACGCTGCTGGGCAGAGCGCTCAAAGACGTTGATATTGCCACGTCCGCGGAGCCCGAGGCGGTCATTGCGGCCTTTCCGCATACGATTCCTACGGGGCTGCAGCATGGCACCGTAACGGTCGTACACGAGAAGGAAACGTATGAAGTGACGACGTTCCGGACCGAGTCCGACTATGAACGGTTCAGGCGTCCTACGCAGGTGCAGTTCGTGAAGAATCTGGACGCGGATTTGATGCGGCGCGATTTTACGATGAACAGCATGGCGATGCGCGCGGACGGGTCGATCCACGATCCGTTCGGCGGCCAGCGCGATTTGCGCGGCGGCCTGCTCCGCTGCGTCGGGGATCCCGATGCGAGACTGCAGGAGGATGCGCTTCGCATCGTGCGAGCGGTGAGGTTCGCCTCCGGCTTTAATCTGCGCATCGCCGCAAGGACGTGGCGGGCGATTATGCGCCATCGGCATTTGCTTGCGCATATCGCGATGGAGCGGATCGGGCTGGAATTGGACAAGATGGTCGGCGGCAGCGATCCTGGCCGCGCGGCAGCCTATCTGGCGGCAAGCGGCATATTGAGCGAAACGAAAGAGGCGCTGCCCCGTCCGTTGGCGGAGATGTCCGAGCGTTATCAGGCGCGGCGCAAACTTCGAAGGGGGAGAAGCGGCGAAACTCCTGCTGCTGCGAAGGCCGAAGCCGAAGAAGAAAGCCGGGCGATGGCCGCTATTCAAGCCATTGCCGAATTAAACGGCCTCGAAGACCGCTGGGCGGCCGTTTGCTGCGCGCTCGGCTTCCGGAGCGGACAAGCCGCGGAGCTGTTCGAGGCGCTCCGCTATTCCAGCGTCCGAACCGTACAGGCAGCAGCCGCTGTCGCGATTCACCAAACGATGGTGACCCGCGATTCGCTGAACGAGGATACAAGACGAAATTGGATCGCCCAAATTTTGCGGCACGGGAAGCCAGCGGCCATGCAGTGGCTGCGCGTGATCGAAGCCGTGACGGCTTTATCGCCATCGTCGGAGAGCGGCTATGCCGACCAGCTGGACGAGTGGCTGCAAGGGATGCAAGCTTCCACGATAAAGGAGCTCGCGATCAAAGGAAACGATCTCATAGCGCTTCGCCAGGAGCCTTCTGGACCATGGCTCGGCAAGCTGCTCGGAGAGTTGCTGCACGCCGTTGCGCTGGGCGAGCTGCCGAACGAGAAGGAAGCGCTGCTGCGGGCGGCAGCCATTCAACGACCGGTTGATGAAGGGGAATATACATGAATCATCGCATACTTGAATTATTGGAGCAGCAATCCGGCGCGTATCTATCCGGCGAGCTGCTCAGCCAGGAGCTTCAGATCAGCCGTACGGCGATCTGGAAGCAGATCAAGAAGCTCGAAGAAGCCGGCTATCAAATCGAAGCTTCGCGCCGGCTCGGCTATCGGCTGACGGGCAAACCGGACAGGCTGTCGCCGCAGGAGCTGACCTTGAAGCTGCAGAGCAAGGAAGTGACGCTCATCAAATCGATCCGCTGCTTCGATTCCGTCGACTCGACGCAAAATATCGCGCAGCGTCTGGCCGAAGACGGCGCGCCGGAAGGCACGCTGATCGTCGCGGAGCAGCAAACGAGCGGCCGCGGACGGTTAGGACGGAAATGGGTGTCGCCATCCGGCAAAGGCGTTTATATGAGCTTTATTTTGCGGCCTGGGATGCCGCTTCATTTCGCCCCGCAGCTGACGCTGCTTACGGCCGTCGCGCTTTGCCGCGCGCTTCGTTCTGTAGCAGCCCCGCTCGATATCGGCATCAAATGGCCGAATGACTTGCTTATCGGCGGGAAGAAGATTAGCGGCATATTGCTGGAATCGACCGCTGAGGAAGAACGGCTGCGTTATGTCATTGCCGGCATCGGCATCAGCGTGAATCTGACGGCGGACGATTTTCCGCCGGAGCTGCACGATATCGCTACGTCGCTGCGCAACGAGCTCGGCAAGCCGCTCGACAGGTCGGAAATCGTCGCCTCCTTCTTCGACCAATTCGAACAGCTTTACGAGGTCTATCAGAGGGAGGGCTTCGCGCCGATCAAGATGCTTTGGGAGGCTCTTTCCGTAACGCTGCACAAGCCGACCCGGCTGTTCCTGGCGAGCGGGGAAACGATCGCGACTCCGATCGGCTTAAACGAGCAAGGGGCGCTTCTGGCGCGGAAGAGCGACGGGACAATCGTGCCGATCTTCTCCAGCGAGCAGGTGCCGCCGGCAGGGTAAGCGTTCATAGACGGGACACCGTTTTAGTGGTATACTCGCCTTACTAGCATGCTCCATTTATGGGTGGTATCGTCCTTGCGCGAACCGCACCGGCCAATGGAGCTTCAGTTGCGGAAATGAATATTTCGATGTGAGGCAATGCGTATTCTGCTCTGAGCCGTTTTTAGGACCGAGACAGAAGGAAGCTCGCTTCTTGAAGCAGGACGTTCCTTTGTGGATTGGACCTTTTTAGCGGCGGCTAGAAGGTTTTTTTGTGTTGATCACATAGGACGACCCGAGTTCGCGAACCCTTAAGCTAGGCAGGGGCGATCTGTCCGGGATGTCCATCCAATCTGAAGGAGGACGGAGCAATGAAACAACCGTTGACTATTACGAAGCTTAAAAAAATGAAGCAAAGCGGCGAGCCGATTTCCGTGCTGACCGCCTATGATTACCCTTCGGCAAAGCTTGCCGAGGAAGCCGGAATCGATGTCATTCTTGTCGGGGACTCGCTCGGCAACGTCGTACTGGGATACGACACGACGATACCCGTCACGCTAGACGATATGGTTTATCACACCAGGGCGACAGTCCGGGGTGCTGCAAATACATTCATCGTGGCCGATCTGCCGTTCATGACGTATCGGCTTGGCAAGGAAACGACGCTTCGCAATGCGGCGCGCTTGCTGCAGGAAGGCGGAGCTCACGCGGTCAAGATGGAAGGCGGAGCGGAAATCGCCGACGAGGTGGCCGCATTGGTGAAAGCCGGCATTCCCGTTATGGGACATATCGGCCTAACGCCGCAGTCGGTTCATCAGCTTGGCGGCTATAAGGTACAGGGCAAGCTCGAGGCGGAGGCGCAGCAGCTGATCGATGACGCGAAGGCGCTTGAGGCGGCCGGCGCGTTCAGCATCGTGCTGGAGCTGGTCACCGAGCCTTTGGCCGAAGCGATCTCATCGTCGCTGTCGATTCCGACGATCGGCATCGGGGCAGGGCGCGGCTGCGACGGTCAAGTACTCGTTTATCATGATATTTTGCAATACGCTTCCCCTTACCGGGAGAAAAGATTCGTCAAAACGTATGCCGATCTCGGAACGACGATCCGCAATGCGATCGGCGCCTATGTATCGGATGTCAAATCCCGCGAATTCCCGCAGCAGGCTCACGTCTTCCCGATGGAACAGGAGCTGCTGAGACAGCTGTACGGCTCCGGCAAGAGCGAAGCGGCTGCGACCGGCCAGACGGCTCCGGAAGCTGCGGAGAAGAAGGGCGGCGGCGTATCATGATCCGCTGTACGACCATTCAAGAGCTGAAAGAACAATTGGCAAGGCAGCGCAAATACAATCCGGACGGCCTCGTCGGTTTCGTGCCGACGATGGGCTATCTGCATGAAGGGCATGCCAGCTTGATGCGGCGGGCCAGCGAAGAATGCGCCGTAACGGTGCTGTCCATCTTCGTCAATCCGCTGCAGTTCGGCCCGAACGAAGATTTCGACCGGTACCCGCGCGATTTGGAGCGGGATGCGAGGCTGGCGGAAGCTAACGGCGTCGATATTATATTCGCGCCAACCGTGAAGGAGATGTATCCGACCAAGCCGCTGACGCGCGTGCTGATCAGCGAAGTGACGGACCGGCTGTGCGGCGCGTCCCGCCCGGGGCATTTCGACGGCGTGGGTACGGTCGTCAGCAAGCTGTTCAACCTCGTACGGCCGGACCGCGCGTATTTCGGCATGAAGGACGCGCAGCAGGTCGCCGTCATCGAACAGATGGTAAACGACCTGAACATTCCGGTGCAAATCGTGCGCTGCGAAACGGTGCGCGAAGCGGACGGACTCGCGATGAGCTCGCGGAACGTTTATTTGACGCCGGAGGAGCGGGAGCAGGCCGTCGTACTGTCCAAGACGCTGCGCGCGGCGGAAGCTTGGGTGAAGCAGCCGGGCATGACGCCGGTTAAGCTGTCCAAGCTGATTACCGGCCAGATTGAAACGGCGCCGCTCGGCCGGATCGATTATGCCGAGCTATTAACGTATCCGGAGCTGGCTCCGCTTGAACCAAATACGGTATTATCTACTTTATCCCATACGCTCATTATTGCGCTAGCCGTCAAATTCGGCGGTACGCGTTTGATCGACAATCGATTATTCGAGCTCGAACTCGGCGAAGGCGGAGGTGACAACCATGTTCAGAACGATGATGAAATCCAAGCTTCACCGGGCGACCGTCACGGAAGCGAACCTCAATTATGTGGGCAGCATCACCATTGACGAAGAGCTGATGGAGCTTGCCGATCTTTGGCCTAATGAGAAAGTGCAAATCGTTAATAATAATAACGGCGCGCGTCTGGAGACTTACGTCATAACGGGTCCCCGCGGCTCCGGCGTCATCTGTCTAAACGGTGCGGCGGCCCGTCTTGTCCAGCCTGGCGACAACGTCATTATTATCAGTTATGCTTCGATGACCGACGAGGAAGCGCGCGCGTACAATCCGAAGGTCGTTATTTTGGATGCGGCGAATAAACCGGTTCAAATGCTGGAGAAGGAACTGCATTCGACCGTATTGTAAGGCGCAGAGCCGTCCTTCCTTAGTGCCAGCGCTGTGAAACGATTGGATTCGAGTATGAAAAGCGGTGCCGGGGCAAAGAATGAGCATAACAATTCACTTCTATCACAACATCACGGCGTGAAGGTGGGTGCGTTACGATATGTTCAAACATGTATTTGCTACCATGCAGGAAATGCTCCACGAAATCATTATCCATTATCCGCATGCCAACGACGCGCAACGCAAACAGCTCGATGACCAATTGTCATCGTTAAAGCAATTCAGCGATACCTTTATTGAAGAATGGCTCCAATTCGAAGAAAAAATGGCCGATTTCCGCGATATGCAGCTGGCTTGCTCCAAAGGGTCGGCAGCCGGCAAGCCGGCGCCGCCTCAAGCGGCATCCAGCGGCTATCCGAAAATCATTTCGGCTGCTCCGGCATCCAGTTCGCCGCAGCAGCACCCGAAGCAGCCGTCGGCGCCTCCTCCGCATCCCTGTCAGATCGCGATCATGAACGCGCCCGACGTATACGACGAAGCGGCCATCGAGCTGCAGCAGTCGATGTCGAAGGGGCAGGGCTTTTTTAAATTGTTAATGTTCAAAGAGGCGTTCGGGCATTTCCAAGACGCGGTCAAACGATCACCCGACGACAACCGCGCGAGATTGTTTCTAGGCATGACCTGCATGCATTTGCAGGAGTGGAACGAAGCGCAGCGTCATTTTCAGCTGCTGGTCGAAGTGACGGAGCATCCGAAGTGGAAGGCTTTGGGCTTCAATGCGCTTGGCTGCATTCAAGCCGTCCGCATGAATTTGGAACAGGCGGCCAAATATTTCGAGAAGGCCCACGAGGCCGACCCTAATTTTACCGATCCGTTATCGAATATGAAGTCATGCGCGCAGCATGCAGGCCAGTTATCCTTGTTTTTCGGGAGCGGCCAGCTTTAGTTAGAGAGGAACCGAAACCGGATGAATTATGCCGTATTGGATTTGGAAACGACCGGCCACAGCGCCGGCGATGAAATGATACAAGTAGGACTCGTGCTGTTGGACGAAAGTTTGACGGTCGTTCGTTCCTACAGTTCGTTCGTGAAGCCGACGATTCCGATACCGCCGTTCATTACCCAGCTAACCGGCATTGACGAGTCCATGGTCGCGGATGCGCCGGAGCTCGACGAGGTGCTGCTGGAAATGATCCCGTTGCTGAGCGATGCCGTGCTGGTCGCTCACAACGTGGCTTTCGACGCCGGCTTCCTCAATTCGGCGCTTGACCGCTGCGGGTATTTGGCCTTCAGCGGCAGGCGGCTGGATACGATCGATTTGCTGCGCATCCTGTATCCGACGTTAACGACGTATCAGCTCGGAGCGGTGACGGAGCTGTTCGGCATCGAGCACGATAATCATCACCGCGCGGACAGCGACGCGATGGCAACAGCCGAGCTGTTTATCGAATGCTGCGGCAAGCTGAAGGGCCTGCCTCTTCTGACGCTGCAGCGGCTTGCGAATCTGCTTGGCGACGAGCTGGACGATCTAGGCTGGTTCGTCGCCCAAGCGGCGCTGCAAAAAGAAACGGAAACCTCGATTGACCCCGATGCTTACCATTACTTCCGCCAATTCGCCATGAAAGCGGGCGATTGGACCGAGGAGCAGCATCCGAGAGATACCGACGATGCGGGAGACTCGGTTGCGGATTGGACCTTTCCTCAGTTTTTGGCCCACATCAAGCAGGAAATCGCGGCTCTCGTGCCTGGCTATGAAGAGCGCGAGCCTCAAAATATGATGTTCCAAGAAGTGATCGACGCGCTCGAAGAAGAGCGGCATCTGTTAATCGAAGCGGGCACCGGAACGGGAAAATCGCTAGGTTACCTAATTCCGGCACTCTACTATGGTGTCCAGCAAAATAAGAAGATAGTCGTAAGCACGCATACGATCAATTTGCAGGAGCAGCTGAGAGCGCGGGACTTGCCGCTGCTGCAGGCTGTCATGCCATATCCGTTCCAGGCCGCCGTCTTTAAAGGACGCGGCAATTATTTATGTTTGCGCAAGTTCGAAGGCAAAGTGAACATGCGCGATTTCGCCGCCCCGGCGGAGGATCGGATTACCGCCGCCCAGATGGTTGTGTGGCTGGGGGAATCGGGTCACGGCGATCAGGAGGAATTGAACTTCGGCAACCGGGGCGCCGATTTCTGGGGCACGGTGGCAAGCGACGCGGATTCCTGCTTGAACCGCAGCTGCCCATGGTTCAAACGGTGCTACTATCACCGGGCCAAACAAGAGGCCAATATCGCCGACGTCGTCATTACGAATCATTCCATGCTCTTTACCGACATACGAGCCGACCACCGGCTGCTTCCGGCCTATGAGCATCTGATTCTGGACGAGGCGCATCACCTGGAGGAAGTGGCGGGCAAGCACCTCGGCACGCAGGTTTCCTACTACTCGGTGCAGCACCCGGTCTTCAGGCTGTGCAAGGATGCCCGTAACGGGCAGCTAATCGTCCTCAAGAGCCGGCTGGCAAACGAGAACGTCGAGAAAACGCAGAAGTGGCGCGAAGAAATCGACGAGGTCATTCCGGTGTTCGGCGATTTGCGCGATGAGTGGGATAAGCTGTTCGAGCTGCTTTATACGTTTACGAGCAGCGGAGGCGGAATGGGCGCGAAAGCCGCGGTCAGCGATACCGGCGGCGCGGAAACCGGCCAATACGTACTCAGACTTCGCGGCGGCAAGCTGCCGGGACACTGGGGCGACGCGCAGCTGATCGAAGAAGCGATCAACGGATACTTAAGCCAGATTATACGGCCGCTGGACAAAGTGTTTGCCGCGATCAAGGATGAAATCGACGATCCGGGCATCGCGGCGCTGGTAACCGACTTAAGCGGTACGATCAAGGATTTGGCCCGCGCGCGCGACGATCTGCGGCAGTTCATCAAGGCGGATAAGAGCGAC
It includes:
- the panB gene encoding 3-methyl-2-oxobutanoate hydroxymethyltransferase, whose product is MKQPLTITKLKKMKQSGEPISVLTAYDYPSAKLAEEAGIDVILVGDSLGNVVLGYDTTIPVTLDDMVYHTRATVRGAANTFIVADLPFMTYRLGKETTLRNAARLLQEGGAHAVKMEGGAEIADEVAALVKAGIPVMGHIGLTPQSVHQLGGYKVQGKLEAEAQQLIDDAKALEAAGAFSIVLELVTEPLAEAISSSLSIPTIGIGAGRGCDGQVLVYHDILQYASPYREKRFVKTYADLGTTIRNAIGAYVSDVKSREFPQQAHVFPMEQELLRQLYGSGKSEAAATGQTAPEAAEKKGGGVS
- the panC gene encoding pantoate--beta-alanine ligase — its product is MIRCTTIQELKEQLARQRKYNPDGLVGFVPTMGYLHEGHASLMRRASEECAVTVLSIFVNPLQFGPNEDFDRYPRDLERDARLAEANGVDIIFAPTVKEMYPTKPLTRVLISEVTDRLCGASRPGHFDGVGTVVSKLFNLVRPDRAYFGMKDAQQVAVIEQMVNDLNIPVQIVRCETVREADGLAMSSRNVYLTPEEREQAVVLSKTLRAAEAWVKQPGMTPVKLSKLITGQIETAPLGRIDYAELLTYPELAPLEPNTVLSTLSHTLIIALAVKFGGTRLIDNRLFELELGEGGGDNHVQNDDEIQASPGDRHGSEPQLCGQHHH
- the dinG gene encoding ATP-dependent DNA helicase DinG, whose protein sequence is MNYAVLDLETTGHSAGDEMIQVGLVLLDESLTVVRSYSSFVKPTIPIPPFITQLTGIDESMVADAPELDEVLLEMIPLLSDAVLVAHNVAFDAGFLNSALDRCGYLAFSGRRLDTIDLLRILYPTLTTYQLGAVTELFGIEHDNHHRADSDAMATAELFIECCGKLKGLPLLTLQRLANLLGDELDDLGWFVAQAALQKETETSIDPDAYHYFRQFAMKAGDWTEEQHPRDTDDAGDSVADWTFPQFLAHIKQEIAALVPGYEEREPQNMMFQEVIDALEEERHLLIEAGTGTGKSLGYLIPALYYGVQQNKKIVVSTHTINLQEQLRARDLPLLQAVMPYPFQAAVFKGRGNYLCLRKFEGKVNMRDFAAPAEDRITAAQMVVWLGESGHGDQEELNFGNRGADFWGTVASDADSCLNRSCPWFKRCYYHRAKQEANIADVVITNHSMLFTDIRADHRLLPAYEHLILDEAHHLEEVAGKHLGTQVSYYSVQHPVFRLCKDARNGQLIVLKSRLANENVEKTQKWREEIDEVIPVFGDLRDEWDKLFELLYTFTSSGGGMGAKAAVSDTGGAETGQYVLRLRGGKLPGHWGDAQLIEEAINGYLSQIIRPLDKVFAAIKDEIDDPGIAALVTDLSGTIKDLARARDDLRQFIKADKSDTVYWLEANSNSRAKSVQLYAVPADVSNQLRNYFFDIKKSVILTSATLSVQKSFQYACEQMGLAQDEQQGRLKTVQLPSPFNYREQALVIIPRNFPVLKGASGDPMFNDMLVKSLTDAAIETNGRMLVLFTSYRMLKQVYEPLKEALTASGITVLGQGIDSSNRSKLTRRFQQQQASVLLGTSSFWEGVDIPGDALSCLAIVRLPFQPPNHPLVEAKSELLQEQNQNPFMKLSIPQAVIRFKQGFGRLVRTASDRGIVLIYDTRVIDTYYGKYFLYSLPGPKIETMHIDQIVPRIREWFAPSKEGVEQ
- the panD gene encoding aspartate 1-decarboxylase, which gives rise to MFRTMMKSKLHRATVTEANLNYVGSITIDEELMELADLWPNEKVQIVNNNNGARLETYVITGPRGSGVICLNGAAARLVQPGDNVIIISYASMTDEEARAYNPKVVILDAANKPVQMLEKELHSTVL
- a CDS encoding tetratricopeptide repeat protein; amino-acid sequence: MFKHVFATMQEMLHEIIIHYPHANDAQRKQLDDQLSSLKQFSDTFIEEWLQFEEKMADFRDMQLACSKGSAAGKPAPPQAASSGYPKIISAAPASSSPQQHPKQPSAPPPHPCQIAIMNAPDVYDEAAIELQQSMSKGQGFFKLLMFKEAFGHFQDAVKRSPDDNRARLFLGMTCMHLQEWNEAQRHFQLLVEVTEHPKWKALGFNALGCIQAVRMNLEQAAKYFEKAHEADPNFTDPLSNMKSCAQHAGQLSLFFGSGQL